The genomic interval CAGCCCGTACATCATTGCATATTCCCTTAAAGAAGGGAAGTATTTGATGTCCTGTCTTTCCAGTTGAATGCGCAGCATATTGGCCACATCACACCAGTTTAAAGCTTTGATCAGATCATGTTCAACCTTTACACCCAAACTGGCAATATGTTTAGGGATTAAAGTAGTCGGCCCGCAAACCATCACCTCTGCACCCAGTTTTTGCAGGCAGAGTATATTAGAGATGGCTACTCTTGAATGCAGGATATCTCCGACAATCACGACTTTTTTGCCGCTGACTTCACCTAACTTTTCCCGGATGGAGTAAGCGTCCAGCAATGCCTGAGTAGGATGCTCATGCGCACCGTCTCCGGCATTTACAATCTGTGCGTTGATATGTTTGCTCAGGAAAACCCCTGCGCCTGCGTATGGATGTCTCATCACTACCATGTCCACTTTCATGGCCAGGATATTGTTCACGGTATCAATCAGTGTCTCCCCTTTACTTACAGAAGAGGAGGAAGCTGCAAAATTGATCACATCAGCAGAAAGTCTCTTTTCTGCCAGTTCGAAGGATAATTTGGTTCGTGTTGAGTTTTCGAAGAAGATATTTGCAATGGTAATATCACGCAGTGAAGGAACTTTTTTTATCGTCCTGTTGATGACGCCCTTGAAATTATCTGCAGTCTCAAAAATCAATTCAATATCATTCAGGGTAATATCTTTAATGCCTAAAAGATGTCGTGTTGATAGTTTTTCTGCTGCCATTTCTTATTTATTTCGGTCTGATAATAATATTACTTTGTCTTCTCCTTCTGTCTCTTTCCAGCTTACTTTTACCATTTGAGAATCCAGGCTATCTACCTGCTGCCCGATATAATCAGGTTCAATAGGTACATGTCTTGAAAATCTCCTGTCGATGAGTACCAATAGCTCTACTTTGGCTGGTCTGCCAAAAGCAAGTAATGCATCCAGTGCAGCCCTGATGGTGCGGCCTGTCCAGAGTACATCATCGATCAGAATGACATTACAGTCTTCAATGATAAAGTCTATCGTGTTGCTGTTTGCGGAAACAAGCCCGTCCTTTCTTCTAAAGTCATCTCTGAAGAAAGTGATGTCAAGATTACCTTTTCTGATATTCTTGTTTTTAAGGGTTTCTGAAAGTTCTTGTTTGATTCTGTCTGCGAAGTAACTGCCACGGGGCTGTATACCAATGAGTACGGTATTAGAAAAATCGTTGTGATTCTCAATTAATTGATGACAAAGTCTCTTAATTGTGATTTGGAATTTTTTACCGTCTAGCAGGGTTCTCTTTTGCATTGACAAATTGATTAGGCAAATATAAAAAATCGGATTGAATATGTGTCCGCAATTTTAATTAATTTCAATGAGCTTCGACGTTTTAATTGTAAAATAATGCTAATTGCCTGATTTATAGCCTGACAATTTCGCAATTATTAATCCATATTTCCGTTACTATTAATTAGAAGACAGAATTGCTCAAAATCGTTCTAATTCACTAAATTTCACTATGCATCATGCTATAATATTCTTTGACGGCGTTTGCAATCTATGTGCAGGCTCTGTTAAATTCGTCATCAAGAGAGATAAAAAAGACAGATTCAGATTTGCTGCCTTACAGAGCGATATTACGCAGCAGCATCTTGGTGCATTTGGTTTATCACTCAGTGAACTCAGCAGTGTTATTCTGTTAGAGAATGGGAGGGTTTATCAACGTTCCACAGCTGCTTTACGTATTGCAAGACATTTGAGTGGCGGCTGGCCATTGTTATATATTTTTATACTTGTTCCTGCTTTTATCCGCGACTTCGTTTACAATCAGATCGCAAAGCGGAGGTATGCTGTCTGGGGCAGAGAGGAGAGCTGTATGGTGCCTACAGCCGAATTGAAAGCTAAGTTTCTGTGATTGTTTTGTGAGGATTGTATGGTAAGGCCTGGTCTCAAAAACTTACCGCATAAAAAAATAGGGTACCTGTAAGATACCCTATTTTTATGATATAAGCTTGAAGATTATTTAGCTTTGTTTTTGCTTTCTTCGCCTTCCATTTGCTCTTTCAATTGTGCAAGAACACCTAGATCACCAAGAGTTGATTTCTCAACTGAATCTTTAACTTTTTTAACTGCATTGCTTGAAGCTTTAGCATCTTTTTTCTTAGTAGCTCTTTCTTCAGCAGCAACTTCAGCTTTAGCCTCTTCCCAGATACGGGCGTGAGAAACAACGATACGTTTAGCATCTTTGTTAAACTCAATGATTTTGAAGTCATTGGTTTCTTCAGCTTTGATAGTAGTACCATCTTCTTTAGCCATGTGTTTAGTTGGAACGAATCCTTCTACACCATATGGTAAAGCAATAACAGCACCTTTATCAGTTACTTTAACAACAGTTCCCTGGTGAATTGAATCTAACGTGAAGATAGTTTCAAAAGTATCCCAAGGGTTTTCTTCTAATTGTTTATGACCTAAGCTTAATTTACGGCTATCAACGTCTAATTCTAAAACAACTACGTCTAATGTATCACCAACTTTAGTGAATTCGTTAGGGTGGTTAACTTTTTTAGACCATGAAAGATCAGAGATATGGATTAATCCATCAATACCTTCTTCAATTTCCACGAATACACCGAAGTTAGTCATGTTTTTAACTACAGCAGTATGTTTGCTTCCGATAGGATATCTTTCAGCAACATTTTGCCATGGATCCTGAGTTAATTGCTTAATACCTAAGCTCATTTTGCGTTCGTCTCTGTCTAAAGTTAATACTTCAGCTTCGATTTCATCGCTAACTTTCAAGAATTCCTGTGGGCTGCGTAAGTTTTGAGACCATGACATTTCTGAAACGTGAATTAAACCTTCAACGCCAGGAATGATTTCTAAGAATGCACCGTAATCAGCTACAGTAACGATTTTACCTTTAACTTTAGATCCAACAACA from Pedobacter sp. WC2423 carries:
- a CDS encoding thiol-disulfide oxidoreductase DCC family protein produces the protein MHHAIIFFDGVCNLCAGSVKFVIKRDKKDRFRFAALQSDITQQHLGAFGLSLSELSSVILLENGRVYQRSTAALRIARHLSGGWPLLYIFILVPAFIRDFVYNQIAKRRYAVWGREESCMVPTAELKAKFL
- a CDS encoding aspartate carbamoyltransferase catalytic subunit, with protein sequence MAAEKLSTRHLLGIKDITLNDIELIFETADNFKGVINRTIKKVPSLRDITIANIFFENSTRTKLSFELAEKRLSADVINFAASSSSVSKGETLIDTVNNILAMKVDMVVMRHPYAGAGVFLSKHINAQIVNAGDGAHEHPTQALLDAYSIREKLGEVSGKKVVIVGDILHSRVAISNILCLQKLGAEVMVCGPTTLIPKHIASLGVKVEHDLIKALNWCDVANMLRIQLERQDIKYFPSLREYAMMYGLNKQILDNLDKEIIVMHPGPINRGVEITSDVADSKQSIILDQVENGVAIRMAVLYLLASQRD
- the pyrR gene encoding bifunctional pyr operon transcriptional regulator/uracil phosphoribosyltransferase PyrR, whose translation is MQKRTLLDGKKFQITIKRLCHQLIENHNDFSNTVLIGIQPRGSYFADRIKQELSETLKNKNIRKGNLDITFFRDDFRRKDGLVSANSNTIDFIIEDCNVILIDDVLWTGRTIRAALDALLAFGRPAKVELLVLIDRRFSRHVPIEPDYIGQQVDSLDSQMVKVSWKETEGEDKVILLSDRNK